GCTACTCGGTGGCGTGGGCTGCCGACGTGAGCAATCCGGGATTTAGTCATAAAAAAGGTCTGGCGCTGGTACCTGAGAAAGATTGGAGCGATATTCCACGTGCGTCACGCGATAGTGTATTTGATGTGGCTGGCAAGCAGCGCGTGGTAACTGCCGAAATGCGGCAACAAGCCTACGACAGCTATTCGACCACCGACGACCATTCGATGCACATCATCGGCATGGCCAAAGACCAGAACGGCAACACGTGGTACAAAGTGAAAAACTCGTGGGACGCCGACAGCAACGACTATGGCGGATATTTATATGTTTCACAACCCTACATGCAACTCAACACCCTGGCCATTTACGTGCACCGAGATTTGGTACCGCAGGGGCTTAATTAGTGTCTGTCCATAAAGTAGACATATTTAAAATTTGCCTTCGCTACCCCTCATTCCCCTAAAGGGGAAGTCCCTCGCGCTGGTAGTGCGTTGGCTGGTTCTCCCCTTCAGGGGAGTTAGAGGGGTGTGTGGTGGATGGCGAGTTAATGGAGAGACACTAATTAATGGTTTTCTTTAGGCTGGGGATAAAATGGTGCAAAGATCACTAACCATAACTTTTAAGATGGTGTTTGGACGAGGCTGTGCCTCGTCCAGATTATTTCTACAGGCTTGGCCTGTTTTCAACATCCTGTAAAGGAAAAGCGGGCCAGGCCTGCAAAAATAGATACAGCTTGGGCGGGCTTCGACAAGCTCAGCCACCGCAGCCTAAGCCGAACGAGGAATTTGATTTATTGACATTTGTAGCTTGTTTATAATGGAAAGCTCAACCGAAATTCGTGACAAACGCATGATGCAGCGGGCGCTGGCAATTGCCCGTGAGGCAAAAACACCTTTTGGTTGTGTGATTGCAAATGGTGATAAAATAGTGGTAGAAACACCCAACACTGTACGCACCAGTGGCGACCCTTCGGCACACGCCGAAATGAACGCCATCCGGCAACTGGCCAAAACCGAAATAAAAGCACACAGTCTTTCACTTTACACCACCGGCGAACCCTGCCCCATGTGCATGAGCGCCATCATCTATGCGGGCATTGGCGAAGTAGTGTTTTCCGTGCCCTGGCAAGAAATCAACAGGTTTTATCCACAGATTGAGATTTCGGCTCAAGAAATCGTTACCAAAGGTTTTAAAGAAATCACAATTCGTGGTGAGGTTTTGAAAGAGGAATGCCTGGCTTTGTTCGAGAGCCTTAAGCCGCGAGCAACGTAGAATTTCTCACCGCCGCTCCAGAGGATTGAATCACTCTCACCAGCTCACCACCATCTTCCCATTTTCGTTTGGAAATACTATCGAAGGCAGATTGGAAAGTGCGGCATCGGCAGGAACTATTTTTTCGCCCGCACGATTGAAATCAAAGGCTGCCGGCTGGTTTTTGCGTGGCTTACCGTCGAACTTCACCATCATTTCGGGATCATCAAACCCATGAAAAATCAATTGTATATAGGTAAATTTACTTTCGTAATTCCCTGATTTCTCACCAAAAACTACTTCGTTGATCTCCGGTTTATAAATCATTTTCCGCTGGTAAAATTTCCCATCCAGGTGCTGATATGTCACGCCGTCATCTTCATAGTAATTCCACGAAACATCCTGGCTGCAATGGCTTCGGTAGAGATGCACCATCAGCGTGTCAGAAGGTTTCTGTCCGGTAAACATCACCGGCGACTGCATCGGTATCATGCTTCCTTCTTTAATATAAACCGGAAGCCGGCTGACGGGGCTGGCTGCAAAAATCTCTTGGTTTCCTTCAAAATATTGATCAGCATAGAAATCGTACCAGCCGCCTTTCGGCAAATAGGCACCCGTTGCCAGACGCGTACTTTCAGTAGGGATGATGAGCATGGAGGGGCCAAAGAGATATTGGTTTTGATAAATGCGCCAGAACACCTTTTCGTCATCGGTGTAGTCGATGGCCAGGCTGCGGTTTACGGGCAAGCCGGTAAGCACCGACTGGCGCATGGCGGTGTAGAGATAAGGAAGCAGATTATAGCGTAACTGGATATAGTTACGAGCGATGCGTTCGGTTTCTTCGCCATACACCCAGGGTTCGCTGCTGGCGGTATTTTTGGAAGTATGTCCGCGGAAAAAAGGTGTAAAAGCGCCTATCTGCATCCAGCGGGCATAAAGCTGCGGCGTGGGGTTGCCGCCAAATCCGCCCACATCGGAGCCGGTAAATGAAATACCCGACAAGCCCAGACAGTTTACCAGTCGCACGCCCAAAAGCATGTGTTCATCGTTGGCCTGGTTGTCGCCGGTCCAAATGGCGGTGTAGCGTTGCAAGCCGGCAAAACCCGCTCGCGTAATATTGAGCGGACGCCGCCCGTTCATCAGCTTTTTGGTGCCTTCCAACGTGGCGCGTGCCATCGTGTTGGCATACACATTTTTGGCCTCGCGGTAAGTGGTTTTATTACCCTCCCAGTCGAATTGTATCAGGCTTGGCGGCTGCTGACCCCAGGTGGCAATTTCGTTCATATCGTTCCAAAAACCTTCGATGCCATAATCTACATTTTCTTTAAATTTCGATCCCCACCACTTGCGCACTCGCTCGCTGGTAAAATCCGGAAAATGACACCAGCCGGGCCATACCTGCGCTGTCCAGAATTTGCCGTCGGGATATTTTACAAAATAATTGTTGGCAACACCTTCTTCATAAGCTTTGTAGCCTTTCTCCACTTTGATACCCGGATCGACGATGATAGCGGTTTTGAAATTCATATCACGAAGCTGTTTCAGAAATCCGGCAGGATCGGAGAAAGTTTCGGGATTCCAGGTAAATATTTTATAGTTATCCATGAAGTCGATGTCGAGATAGATGACATCGGCAGGAATATTCTTTTCACGGAAAGTACGGGCAACACTCAGCACCTGCGTATCGGGAGTATAGCTCCATCGGCTTTGCTGAAACCCAAGTGACCACAGGGGAGGCATCTCCATGCGGCCGGTGAGCCAGGTGTATGATTTCAGGATGTCGGCTACATTGGTATGCCAGAT
This portion of the Bacteroidales bacterium genome encodes:
- a CDS encoding nucleoside deaminase; this translates as MESSTEIRDKRMMQRALAIAREAKTPFGCVIANGDKIVVETPNTVRTSGDPSAHAEMNAIRQLAKTEIKAHSLSLYTTGEPCPMCMSAIIYAGIGEVVFSVPWQEINRFYPQIEISAQEIVTKGFKEITIRGEVLKEECLALFESLKPRAT
- a CDS encoding glycoside hydrolase family 31 protein, which gives rise to MKKFLSFLLVLLFAMPAFPQQLLNNSLGNLKNVKSNKAKQTFSFVTENGTANVTIYTPNIIRVRIAKTFDADVSYAVVGEVTRGDFDYGEDKTQYFITTDSIRLVIDKNPVRFTFKTKDGRIISQDDPAFGTSWTGTEVSTYKLLQDGEKFIGLGEKSGHLDRRGEAYTNWNTDNPHYDNNSDPLYASIPFYIGLHHQLRYGILLDNSYRTVFNFGASNDRFSYFSADDGEMDYYFIWHTNVADILKSYTWLTGRMEMPPLWSLGFQQSRWSYTPDTQVLSVARTFREKNIPADVIYLDIDFMDNYKIFTWNPETFSDPAGFLKQLRDMNFKTAIIVDPGIKVEKGYKAYEEGVANNYFVKYPDGKFWTAQVWPGWCHFPDFTSERVRKWWGSKFKENVDYGIEGFWNDMNEIATWGQQPPSLIQFDWEGNKTTYREAKNVYANTMARATLEGTKKLMNGRRPLNITRAGFAGLQRYTAIWTGDNQANDEHMLLGVRLVNCLGLSGISFTGSDVGGFGGNPTPQLYARWMQIGAFTPFFRGHTSKNTASSEPWVYGEETERIARNYIQLRYNLLPYLYTAMRQSVLTGLPVNRSLAIDYTDDEKVFWRIYQNQYLFGPSMLIIPTESTRLATGAYLPKGGWYDFYADQYFEGNQEIFAASPVSRLPVYIKEGSMIPMQSPVMFTGQKPSDTLMVHLYRSHCSQDVSWNYYEDDGVTYQHLDGKFYQRKMIYKPEINEVVFGEKSGNYESKFTYIQLIFHGFDDPEMMVKFDGKPRKNQPAAFDFNRAGEKIVPADAALSNLPSIVFPNENGKMVVSW